The DNA region CTGCGGCTAGCGCAGTTCGATCGGAAAAATTTAGTGTCGCAGCGGCGCGCGGTGCGCTCTGATCCTGTGCTGCGCTGCGGCGACCGCGAGTTATTACGAGCGCTGCGCTCGCCGGAGCGGCCAAGCAGCgtgtggtggcgcgggaaggCTCGCCTTTACGCTAGCTAGCTCGCTGCGCGTCGACGTActcacgccggccggccgggcggccTTGATGGCGCATGTGCCCAGTCGCCGCATACCGAAGCATGCGCGCAGGCGGGCGCAGCTGGCCTCTGCTCCGCCCGCACCCCGGATAAAGAAAGATTCCCCGAGGGGGTCCGGCGCGGCgagcccggccggccgggcctcCGCTCCCAAATCCGTCGAGGCGGGCGCGCGCCGCGGCAGGCCACCGTCTgacggcggggggggggggtggcggctTTATTGCATGCCGAGACCGGCAAAGAcgagcggccgaggcggcgaAGGCGCCAGCCAATCGAGCCCGCCCTCCGGGAACGGCAGGCAGTCACTTCCGTCGGGTCGGGTAGATAGACAGGGCGGAGGAGAGGACAGAGGGAAATTGACCGATTAACCATTCTCGGTGCGTGGCAGACTTTTCCCCCTGCTGCCGCGTACGAATGCCCCTGCGAGGTGAGCAGCATTGATTTCCGCCAGGATGCTTCGGCATCCACTTCCATGGACACTTGCACAGGCTACAGCTCATGGAGTCACGTGGTCGTGTGCATGCATTACGGTTAAAGTAACAggattctttctttctttctttctccccCGGCCCTCCCCACCCCCTCTCTCTCCAAAAGAAAAAATACTGAGACTGCTGCTACTAGTACAGCCAGTAGCTAACGGAATTATGCTAGGTAAGggggtgagagagagagagagagagagatggtgGAGCATATGAATGTGGGtgggcagagagagagagagagagagaggatggATGCAGTGCATGGGATGGGTCACGTTGGGGCCTGCTGCCGTGCTGGGCTGCAGCTTCCTCTCCCTCTGCACGCTAATTCTATACTCCCCCTAATCGCACCCCCCTAATGCTATCTTCTGCACAGCTTTTGTCAAACATAGTTTTGTGCACACACATGCACTGGCGCCACTAGCTAGCTccgcccctctctccctctccctcccccgcTTCCCTCTATATTAATTACTTCGCAACAACCCCTTGCTCCGTTACTGGTGATCGAGTGACTGGAGCCCTCCAAAGCCCAGCACTatttcttctccccctcctcgCACCTCTCCCCCTCTCATCACGCCACTCCCTCCCCTCCTCCCGCCTCTCACTCTCGCCACAGCTACTACCAAGGCTCTAGCTGCTAGCTCGTACTAAAACGAGCACACTGTCACTGCTCGCTCGCCGGCCTCAAGGAACTGCCCAGTGCCAATTTAAGTACCACGCCGTACGGCTAGCTCTAGTGCCCGCGTGCGATGGCGTCGGAGTGGGAAATGGCCATGGGGGTGGAGCTCGGCATGGGCATGGGCACGTACCACGGCCACCACCACAACGCCTCCAGCATCACCACCGCGCCGATGAGCAGCCACCACAGCGGCGCCGCCAGCTTCTCCACGCCGCACCACCACCATTACTACGGGATGCCGCCCGTGGGCGACGCCATGCGGGTCGACGAGCTCCTCGACCTCtccaccggcgccggcgcccacgACTTCTTCcccaccgccgcggcggccgcggccacgGACAACGGGCATCACTCGGGGGCCATGGGTGAGCCGTCGCCCACCGCCAACTCGTCGGATCACCAGACGTCGCTCCTCTCCTTCGCCGACGAGTTCTACATACCCGTAAGCACCAAATTAATAGCGATCGCAAAACCAGCATGCATCTACATCACTAGCTACCTATATGAATGTGTTTCTGCCTTCCTGGTAGCTTAGTTACCTAGCTACTTTGAGAGACATGAGATCGCTGAACAATTGCGCGCGATACATGATGATGATGCAGAGCGAGGAAGCTGCGGAGCTGGAGTGGCTATCCAAGTTCGTGGACGACTCCTACTCCGACATGCCGAATTACTCGTCGGCAGCGCATGCCGCAATGGCAGCGGCTGCTGCCGCTAACGCGGCCGGCAACGGTGGTGGCAACTCGGTCGGTCAGGACAGCTGCGTCACGGCGGCGCCCGGCCGCGGCGCGCGTAGCAAGCGGTCCCGCGCGACCGCCGCGGCTGCCGCGGCGTGGCACTCCCTCGTGCCGCGCCCACCGTCGCAGTCGTCGCCATCATCGTCCTGCTCGTCCTCGGACTTCCCGTCGTCGAACAAGCCTGGGCGTCCGAACGGCGCCAACGGCAGCCGCGGCAAGAAGAGCCCGGGCCCCGGCGGGGCCGCGCCGGAGGTGGGCATGGAGGGCGGCGTCCGGCGGTGCACGCACTGCGCGTCGGAGAAGACGCCGCAGTGGCGGACCGGGCCCCTGGGCCCCAAGACCCTGTGCAACGCGTGCGGCGTGCGGTTCAAGTCCGGGCGTCTCATGCCGGAGTACCGGCCGGCGGCCAGCCCCACGTTCGTGCTGACGCAGCACTCGAACTCGCACCGCAAGGTCATGGAGCTGCGCCGCCAGAAGGAGCTGATCCTCATCCGCGGCAGCCACCGcgacgcggccgcggccgccgctgccgcctcggcggcggccgggTCCGCCGGGCCGAGGCCGGAGCTCATGTTCCGCGACTACGGCGTGTGTTGATAGCCAGCCGGCCGGAGAGGCCCGGCCCGGGGAGCTGGCCGTGCGTTGCATGCATGGAGCCCTCTAGATCCTTTTGCGAACGAAATTCTGCCGCcgtttcttcttttctttcttcgaTCGATCGCCATGCGTATTCCAGatatttttcctttctccttttgtTAATTACTATTAAATTGTTGGTACCTACTACCTCCCCGCTTCCAAGTTCTATGAGAGATCAATGAATTCTGTTGGTATAATTGTGGTCGCTTTGTGAGCAATCACGCGCCTAAAAACGCCATGTATCGCGTACACGGATGGTCCTGATTGTGATTTAGCGAGCATATCATCAGTTATGGCGCGCACCCCGTCCGCACTGCTCCATACTTGTACGTGTATGCGTGCACCGCGAGCGCGAGTGCCATCTTCTTAAGTGAGTGACAGATCTCCTCGACAAGTTTCGAAGAGACGGAAACTCTAGGATACTTGCATTGTATGTATGCTCATCAGTTTGTCCTTCAGTTTTCTGTTATTTCTAGGTGAGATTTCTCCTTTCTCTTAGCTGCATCGGAGTACTTTGCTCTCATCGGGTTGCAGCGGCTAGCTTTCCTCGTGGTTATTACTCCTACTACTCCATGCTTCTTTTTTCCTCACCGGTAGGTCAAGCTTTTTCCATGGCGGAAAAGAAGGGAGACGAGAGGACAGGGAGGGAGGGTGAGAGAGCCGGGAATGGTGGGTGGGCCAGCACGTGACTTGGCCCTATCGCGGCCTTTTTGGCAGGGGAAAGAGTGGGCGATGCTCCGGTCACGTGaccgtgctccccctcccccctcACCTCCTCCGTATCATGATCATCATCATCCATCTTTCCTTCTCTCCTCACTTATTAGCATCATGCAATCGTCTTTCTCCTCCGACTTTTTCCCGGCGCCTGTTTTCGCCGTGGGGCTGCGCAAAAGGCAGGGCGAGTAAAGCGGGCTTGGGGCCGAGCCCCTTGTGGCCATGGAGCGTGTGTGTGTGATGTGCATGCGACCTCTGCCGACTTCCATGTGGGCGTGGTCTCCGGGTGCCCGTATATTGTGCCGCGTTTGATTGGCTGCACTGCTGCCCGTACCAAACAATCATGTCCCCTGTGCTCCCAAAGTCGTAGCTATACACAGTTCTTTTGTGGACGGTGTCCAGGTATATGACTACAGTCCCCACCAAAAAAAACTATACGGTAGtgtttatgacatgtcatgaaaAAATTATAGTTCTCAATGTATAATTTTTAATCGTGATTATAAAATAAATTCCTCCAATGACCTTTCTCCTCCCTCTACCAATCCCCTTCCTTCCCACTATTTAATTCTATCTTGGTATCTGTGATATCCATCCCAATATGTATCGTGTAGTTTCTTAAACTTTAATTTTTGTGCAGGAAACTATTTCTTGCATGAGACCCAGTTTCTTAGacttttcctctctctctcctctttaTTGTATTGCCAAATCAGCAAAACAGCCTACATGGCATCATATTAAATTAAATGATATGGAAATCATTCTAGTCACTGCATTGGGTCTGCCCTTAAAGCACGGAGAATTGCAAGTAACCTTAAATTTTGAAAAGCAAAATTACATGTATCTCAGGGGGGAAAATGACATTGCGAGTGTTTTATCACGGTTCACTTAGATGCTAAATATAACAAGTTAACAGCCAGTGATTTCACACGATCCAACCTTGATGCCATTGAGAGAGGATTTCCCATTTCAGAGGTAGATGCATCCAATTTTCGGCTGGGTTACAGGTTAAATTAAGGAAAGCATGGGCAACACTTCCCTTGTTGATCTGATCTCAAAGTCGCTGCGGCTCCTAGCTTGACGTGACGCATGTGCCCCATCGCCAGGAACTCTGATGGTTTAATTTGCCGGTGAAGTGACCCGTCGTCGTAGCACGGAGGAACATCGGCGGGGCGCGTCCAGCGCATGCGAACCGGTCGAACACGAGGTCCTGCTGGACTTTGCACGGAGACGGATCGGAGACGAGGAGAGGGCTGGGGCTGACACGGCCCCGGAAGTAGTTATCGGCTGCCACGCTGCGTGCAGCTGCTCGATTTGACACTTGCCCATGCAGGCGCGGTCACTTGCCAGGGCCGCGTGCCGGGAAGACACTTGTCCCGGTCGGCTCCGCCGGCGCCCTGGATTTCTCGCCGCGCCGACGTTGAAGTGCGGGCGGCCTCGCGCCAGGCCCTGCCGGCGCTCGATTGGCTTGCGCTCGCTGCCACTACTTGGCTGCTGGGGTCAGCAGTCCGCCGGTGCACGGCGAGGTGGACGGAACTACCGAGCCCGTGTCGATCGCTCGCTCGCTGCAAGGACGGACTCAATGGCCCACTTGCATGGAAAATGTTTCCGACGCCACAGAACCGGAGAAGCTAACCGGGCTACTTGGGCCGAAACGAGGCAAAGCAAcagagtttttttttaaaaaaaaggttaaaaaattaaattcgaaaaagggtgcCATTTTGGAAATTTtagaaaaatgggtgcctcccgcccgatcaacgggcgggaggcgtggacgGGCGGGAGGTCCTAAAATTTTTCCCAGGCCCCTCCCaagagcctcttcgcgaataagaaaagtttcttattcgtgaagaggcccccgaggcatcccgcccgcccaacgggcggaaAGTTCccattttcttattttttgttcgaatttatgttttacaaactatttaaaatttatacttttttcaaatacaagatatATTCGCCATACttttttgtatacatataaaattttaattcaattttacgaagaagattactgtatctaaaactcgtatgaagatagttaaacgataacgttttgcaacgtagaatccaaatattacgatagtacgatacatcaacccattaaaaataaaatagtatcatacaaaaaacagtttaaatatatagaatccaccgaatcaggagtatctactccgcctgtcccggacctcgcgctctcttggtcctcccccctaatcctaggccgtcggcgtatgtgcccctccgagtacgtgagtgcatctggagcacggtgaggacgaggcggaggaggcgccggcgtgaacgggtcatcctgggatGTGGAgctggagcgtcatacgtctgggagggACCAATGATGTTAGGCCCGGCACCGCCGCCCACCAACTCCGAGAAACTGACGGAGCCGCAGTCCtagtcgtcccagtccggcacaccgaatagaccaccgtgtgcagaagctcccatcgaccaagcatgctgagtatagccctgagaatacggagcagctggcgtcgaacctgacgggagagacgttcctagagcataggcgccaaacgtttgaggctccattcttgcaggaggaggcccCATTACCGTcaagtgcatgactataaaaataaacaaaattagtcgtgtaaatcaaagttgatcgaaatagcaattataaaggacttacagctcgaactggcggcagtaccgctggacgctgcgtgcggtgctgcagaggtcgacgggccagctgtgtgCATGttggcggacgcatgagatgaactggaggcccccacgtcATCTCTGCtgcgacacgtcagtgcacgtaacgctcgcgtcaagttgtcatgaatccgacaaaagctctctttgtactgtgcgtccggtacacgtactccacgttcaaacaacgtgatctgagatgcagcttcgacctccacgcagttgatcagatcgatctgcatgagtaatgtgaagcagagtaatattgttatcgattttgtataaaaaagatttaataattgaagttgcaaaagacgtaccgcgccacgctgcgcctgatcacggtacacgggatacgtgtccgagatggtcggcgggtgctgatgctccgcgtcatcaatacgtgaaagagtgatatacggacgcgtgcgagtgaggtaccaagcggaggtatgcgccgtaagacgcctccgtgtgtggctgcggctcgtcccacacatcgtcaggtgcgtctagccaccctcctacgtactcctgcttgacaacccagttgacttcgttggcatgatatcccctgcgtgAATATCTGTTGCAAATATTTGAAAAATAACATTATTTCATAATTACGGTTATATAATCAATAcaaaacgagttatcacaaacttactcgtgtacgctGCGCGGCACGGTCTGGAACACTCGAGGTAGGAGAGGGAAGTGTTGTTGTCGTCCGAACTTCCTCATCAttcgctcgacgcagtacggctcgacgacaatatcgaacactaggttcgcctttgtgagccagtacgcctcgtcgcgcgtgcagagggaggacaacccgtgcggcgcacgtgtctggacagccgcagcggtgtacagggtccagatgacatcctgtggccgcatccgatcaaattcggacgCGAACTGCGagtatgcttttcggacctgccgatatgcccagctcatctgcaaaattacacaatatagttattttcaagtaattatacgactagaacaagaatatacctccaaactgACGTGTGAACagagcttcgccgcttcctctcctctctttctttttttcttgatttttACTGAATAATATGGGAATTTGGGGTAGGTGAGGGCTTAAATAGTGGTGGTGGAacgtcccgcccgttgggcgggcgggatgcccctccggGTAACCTCCCGCCCATTGGGAGGGCAGGATGCCCCTCGGGGAACCTCCCACCCGTTGGAGGGGCGGGATGCTGCCGCAGCCGCGTCagggggcctcttcgcgaataagaaaagtttcttattcgtgaagagaTCCTTGGGAGGGGCCTGGCAAAAATTTTGCCACCttccgcccgttggatgggcgagAGGtcgccggccccacgcctcccgcccgttgatcgggcgggaggcacccattttttgAAATTTTCCAAAACGGCACCTTTTTTCGAATTCAATTTTTTTagccttttttttaaaaaagtccCAAAGCAACAACGAAGAGGTGTTAGTACACGAGGCCTCGTGCCGGGAGTACTTCTTAACCCAATCCATATATGTGGTCCACGAGGCCCGCAAGGCCGCAGCCCACTGAAACTTGCAGTGATCCATGGTTTCATTGAAATCTTTATTATTTTTGTCAGATTAATTTATCCATATGTTGTTTTCATTTAACCAAAATGTGTCCAAGGTCTCCACTCAAAAAAAAGTGTCTAAGATCTATTTCCGAATGGCTGTAAATTTTGCCATGACTTCTTTATTTAGTACACACATGTATCaatgcaaacgagttgaaaacAATGTCTGCCACTTGATTTCCTCCCGGCGACGGTAACGGTAAATTCTGCCATGAGTCTCGTAAGAAACCAAACTTACTGTAGGACGCGGCTATCTGCCAAAGAATTAGAGTAGAGGCGAAGTCGCGAAGATGGAAATAACGTGGTGCTGGGTTGTGGTGTTACAGCCATGCAACGGGAGTGCCGCGCACGGTGAATGGGGAGGTGCTTCACTTTCCGACTTGTTACAACCTCTCTCTCTATATAATTACTATTCCACTCATAGTGTGTTGATTATTATTCAACataccggcgccgccgcccacaacTCCGGCAAGCGGAAATTTAAACCGACCCGGAGCCCCCAATTACTCCCCACCCGTAGAAGCGCAATTAATGCAAATACCTTAATAACGATGACCATGTTTAACAGCCAGGCAAGCAAACCAAATGACTAAAAACGTAGACCACCTTTTATGATCGGGGGTGTTTTTTTTGGATAGAATACCGGGATTGTTCAAACCTCTCGGGAATCAAGCCATTGGTTGCTATTGGATTTTTCTCCTCCCAATCCAATAGCAAAATCTACTCACAGCGCAATTAATATTATTCAATGCACAGGCGGAGCGTCCCTGTCAGAAAAAATCCGGCCACCCCCTCCGCAACGGTAAAACTTTGGAATGAAACCGTAAAATAAGCTACATATTTACTTCCAGCGAGTATATAACTTCCTTGCACCTTCTCTCTCATTTTTAtactctctttctctctcctcgTACGCACTGCATCCGAGATACAGGATCCTCCAGCATCCCCCAGCGCCACTATTCTTATGGTTTGCTGGTGAGCATTGGATATTTCTTTTCTATATATGAGACCCCCGCGGCTCCGTGGATGCTCAGTGTGTCCGCGTCAGCAAAAAATTTACTGCCCATTCGATGTATATCGGACGGTAAAGATCACACCAAGATAATAACTGCTCACCAACTTTTCTTCACGTTGACACCATGCTTGAAGTGGTGGCGTGGAGTCGTAAAGTGAACAGCCCGCCTCGAGCTTCACTCCACTGAACTTTCAAATCACCAGACCCTGCAGCGAGCTCCTCTTCCTAGCAGCTCCTGGCCTTGTTTGGCAATGCTAGAATTCTAGCACGCACACATCCCGAAAAAAAATCTCGCATGCATGAATCactaaataaagtctatttGCAAAATTTTTTTAGGGATGGGTGTAACTTTTCGCGACGAACGTGTCCACGTCAGCAAAAAAATTTACTGCCCATTCGATGTATATCGGACGGTAAAGATCACACCGAGGTAATAACTGCCCACCAACTTTTCTCCGCGTTGACACCATGCTTGAAGTGGTGGCGTGGAGTCGTAAAGTGAACAGCCCGCCTCGAGCTTCACTCCACTGAACTTTCAAATCACCAGATCCTGCAGCGAGCTCCTCTTCCTAGCAGCTCCTGGCCTTGTTTGGCAATGCTAGAATTCTAGCACGCACACATCCCGAAAAAAAAAATCTCGCATGCATGAATCactaaataaagtctatttGCAAAATTTTTTTAGGGATGGGTGTAACTTTTCGCGACGAATTTAATGACAGTAATTAATTGATAATTAGCtatagtgatgctacagtaaccattcTCTAATCGCGAAAGGCTCATTAGATTCTTCAGGGTCACTAGCGCGGGGTTCTGAAGTTGGTTTTGTAAACTGACTTTGTTTGACATCATAATTAGTGGTCAAAGTTTGTTACTATTCACTAGCTCTACAATTCTTCCCAAACCAAACAAGGCCCCTGTGAACCCGCGTCAATTTTACTGCCCATTCGATGTTTATCGGACGGTAAAAATAGGCCCCGTTTAGTTCCTAAAATTTTCCCTACAGTACCCGTCACATCGAATCTTTCGACACATGCATGAAGCATTAAATATAGTTGCAAAAATAACTAATTACAAAGAATAACTGATCAGTACGAGACAAATtttttaaacctaattaattcatgattGGACATTATAGGCCCCGTTTAGTTCCAAAATTTTCCCTACAGTACCCATCACATCGAATCTTTCGACGCATGAAGCATTAAATGTAGTTGCAAAAATAACTAATTACACAGACTAACTGATCAGTACGAGATAAATtttttaaacctaattagtttaTGATTGAACATTATTTGTCGAGCAAAAACGAAACGTGCTACAAGAACTTTTCACCCAACTTTTTACGAACTAAACACGGCCATACCCAAAATTTTTTCTAAAGTACACGTCACATCGAATCTTTCGACACATGCATGAAGCATTGAATGTAGTTgaaaaaaaactaattacacagTCTAACTGATTAGTAGGAGATGAATTTTTAAAGCCTGATTAGTTTATGATTGGATATTATTTGTCAAGTAACAACGAAACTACAGGAACTTTTCACCCAACTTTTTACGAACTAGACGCGGGCATAGTTCTCCACGGTTGAAACTGTAGCGCCGTTTACCATGTCTTTAGTGTTCACACCGAGGTAATAACTGCGCACCAATTTTTCTCCGTATTCACACCATGCTTGAAGTGGTGGCGTGGAGTCCTAAAGTGAACAGCCCGCCTCGAGCTTCACTCCACTGACCTTTCAAATCACCAGACCCTACAGCGAGCTCCTC from Panicum hallii strain FIL2 chromosome 9, PHallii_v3.1, whole genome shotgun sequence includes:
- the LOC112876021 gene encoding GATA transcription factor 2-like, encoding MASEWEMAMGVELGMGMGTYHGHHHNASSITTAPMSSHHSGAASFSTPHHHHYYGMPPVGDAMRVDELLDLSTGAGAHDFFPTAAAAAATDNGHHSGAMGEPSPTANSSDHQTSLLSFADEFYIPSEEAAELEWLSKFVDDSYSDMPNYSSAAHAAMAAAAAANAAGNGGGNSVGQDSCVTAAPGRGARSKRSRATAAAAAAWHSLVPRPPSQSSPSSSCSSSDFPSSNKPGRPNGANGSRGKKSPGPGGAAPEVGMEGGVRRCTHCASEKTPQWRTGPLGPKTLCNACGVRFKSGRLMPEYRPAASPTFVLTQHSNSHRKVMELRRQKELILIRGSHRDAAAAAAAASAAAGSAGPRPELMFRDYGVC